A portion of the Juglans microcarpa x Juglans regia isolate MS1-56 chromosome 1D, Jm3101_v1.0, whole genome shotgun sequence genome contains these proteins:
- the LOC121252632 gene encoding DNA-directed RNA polymerase III subunit rpc9-like — translation MKSLEANAGALTNFEVLDFLRSKGAAKDSTRVLAKVAPSEYKVYDYLVQSAACKQTRENINEFLERCKKYDLAKAEVLNIINIRPSSAVEIYTIVEECEKRFGDAVEELVELVENVLPPPPIELKPGGIDEGKEETENIDGGKDEPATGEQMDGS, via the exons ATGAAGAG TTTGGAGGCCAATGCCGGCGCTCTGACCAATTTTGAAGTACTCGACTTTCTACGGTCTAAAGGGGCTGCAAAGGATTCTACTCGGGTTCTTGCTAAAGTGGCACCTTCTGAGTACAAG GTATATGACTATTTGGTTCAGAGTGCTGCTTGCAAGCAAACCAGAGAGAATATCAATGAGTTCTTGGAAAGGTGTAAAAAGTATGACCTTGCAAAGGCCGAGGTGCTAAATATTATCAACATTAGGCCGTCTTCTGCTGTTGAAATCTATACG ATTGTTGAGGAATGTGAGAAACGTTTTGGAGATGCAGTTGAAGAGCTAGTAGAGTTGGTTGAAAACGTGTTGCCACCACCCCCGATTGAACTGAAACCTGGAGGGATTGATGAAGGTAAAGAAGAAACCGAGAATATTGATGGTGGCAAAGACGAACCTGCAACTGGGGAACAAATGGATGGAAGTTGA
- the LOC121251797 gene encoding chlorophyllase-2-like: protein MAASTSADAAVSAASSTATTNTTTTANVFDFGKYHTEQPKNVEPYCCLKKSTLANPPPKPLLVAMPSEAGEYPLLLLLHGYLLRNSFYSQLIRHIASHGFIVVAPQLYCLTGLDASVDIKSTAETIKWLSGGGLQDVLPANVQPDLKKLGLAGHSRGGKAAFALALGKVETSALKLSALIGIDPVDGKREGMQINPPVLTYSPHSFELGHMPVMVIGTGLGEVQSGIFCACAPKGVNHEEFYKECQAPACHFVAKDYGHLDMLDDETKGLLGTFTYCSCKSGKSREPMRRFVGGIVVAFMKAHLLGDDSDLMAVINGTETAPVDLTIEFDI, encoded by the exons ATGGCTGCTTCTACTTCTGCAGATGCTGCTGTTTCTGCTGCTAGTAGCACAGCTACTACTAATACTACCACCACAGCAAATGTTTTTGATTTTGGCAAGTACCATACGGAGCAACCTAAGAATGTGGAACCATATTGTTGCCTCAAGAAGTCTACACTTGCTAATCCACCCCCAAAGCCGCTTTTGGTTGCCATGCCAAGTGAAGCTGGAGAATACCCACTGCTGCTACTCCTTCATGGTTACCTTCTCCGCAACTCATTTTATTCTCAGCTCATCCGACATATCGCCTCCCATGGATTCATTGTTGTTGCCCCTCAG CTATACTGCCTGACTGGATTAGATGCATCTGTTGACATAAAGTCCACAGCAGAAACAATAAAATGGTTATCCGGGGGCGGACTCCAAGACGTGCTTCCAGCAAATGTCCAACCAGATTTAAAAAAGCTAGGACTTGCTGGCCATAGCCGTGGAGGCAAGGCAGCTTTTGCACTTGCGCTTGGAAAAGTAGAAACTTCTGCTCTGAAGCTCTCTGCCTTAATAGGCATTGACCCGGTTGATGGGAAAAGAGAAGGGATGCAAATCAATCCACCAGTACTCACCTATAGTCCTCATTCATTTGAGCTTGGTCATATGCCTGTAATGGTTATTGGAACGGGCTTGGGTGAAGTACAAAGCGGTATATTTTGTGCATGTGCTCCCAAGGGTGTTAACCATGAGGAGTTCTACAAGGAATGCCAAGCGCCGGCTTGTCATTTTGTGGCCAAGGACTACGGCCACCTTGACATGCTAGATGACGAGACCAAGGGGCTTCTAGGGACTTTTACATATTGCAGCTGTAAAAGTGGGAAGTCTAGGGAGCCCATGAGGAGGTTTGTTGGAGGAATTGTGGTTGCATTCATGAAAGCTCATCTGCTTGGTGATGATAGTGACTTAATGGCTGTAATAAACGGGACCGAGACTGCACCAGTGGATCTCACGATTGAATTTGATATCTAG